In Nitrospira sp., a single genomic region encodes these proteins:
- a CDS encoding efflux RND transporter periplasmic adaptor subunit — protein sequence MKRKVQVEVQNRMSSKELVRSLLRGTSLPLTSTLTLAFFLLSACGRADQPPHSNAATPKTVTQPADSRPRVEIGTVEMGSGEHDLTLSGKVAYGEDRYSRISSPLQGRVVEVRAHLGDHVKAGDVVLVVDSPDIAQAYSEYVKEDSDLQYAIRAHELAKDLYENKALPLKDLKLSENQLVKARAEFRRAKERLLSLKIPQEELNKPLDKQKITSRFELKSPLAGVVVERAVTPGQSVGGDPGQVLFTVADLAMLQVVADVYERDLALVKEGQYAKVIVEAYPGIAFPATVAAIGDVVDPTTRTIKVRAWVNNQENKLKPEMFARLVLRVGGTTPLLTIPREAVLEDEGKQFVYLVEGDDRYVKREVTVMPISPDQVRVVEGLTSGQRIVIKGAVLIKGQQAKG from the coding sequence GTGAAGCGGAAGGTTCAGGTTGAGGTTCAGAATCGGATGAGTTCGAAGGAACTTGTCCGGTCTCTCCTCAGGGGCACGTCCTTACCCTTAACCTCAACCTTAACCTTAGCCTTCTTCCTGCTGTCCGCCTGCGGCCGCGCAGACCAGCCGCCTCATTCCAACGCCGCCACTCCGAAAACCGTCACGCAGCCGGCGGATTCAAGACCACGGGTCGAAATCGGCACCGTCGAAATGGGATCCGGCGAGCACGACCTGACGCTGTCGGGGAAGGTCGCCTACGGGGAGGACCGCTATTCCCGCATTTCCTCGCCGCTGCAGGGACGGGTGGTCGAGGTTCGCGCGCACCTCGGGGATCACGTCAAGGCCGGAGATGTCGTGCTGGTGGTGGACAGCCCCGACATCGCCCAGGCCTATTCAGAATACGTCAAGGAAGATTCGGATCTTCAATACGCGATCCGGGCGCATGAACTGGCGAAAGACCTCTACGAGAACAAGGCCCTGCCGCTGAAGGATCTCAAGCTGAGCGAGAACCAGCTGGTCAAGGCCCGTGCCGAGTTCCGTCGAGCTAAAGAGCGCCTGTTGTCCCTCAAGATTCCCCAGGAAGAGCTGAACAAGCCGTTGGACAAACAGAAGATCACCTCGCGGTTCGAACTGAAGAGCCCGTTGGCCGGCGTCGTCGTCGAACGCGCCGTCACGCCGGGTCAGTCCGTCGGCGGCGACCCGGGCCAAGTCCTCTTCACGGTGGCCGATCTGGCCATGTTGCAGGTAGTGGCGGACGTCTACGAGCGTGACCTGGCTCTGGTCAAGGAGGGACAGTACGCCAAGGTGATCGTCGAAGCCTATCCGGGCATCGCCTTCCCGGCTACGGTCGCGGCCATCGGCGACGTCGTCGATCCGACCACCAGAACCATCAAAGTGCGCGCCTGGGTGAACAACCAGGAGAACAAACTCAAGCCGGAAATGTTCGCCCGTCTGGTTCTGCGCGTGGGCGGCACAACCCCGCTCCTGACGATTCCCAGAGAAGCGGTTCTCGAGGACGAGGGCAAGCAGTTCGTCTACCTCGTAGAAGGGGACGACCGGTACGTGAAACGGGAAGTGACCGTCATGCCGATCTCGCCCGACCAGGTTCGCGTCGTCGAGGGTTTGACCTCCGGGCAGCGGATCGTCATCAAGGGCGCGGTCCTCATCAAGGGACAACAAGCCAAAGGATAG
- a CDS encoding TolC family protein has product MSVAPLRRRFLSWILLGFSLLTISYSTTTAAQPASPSLPGPPSPSEPPAVIRLSLNEALALFIKQNLSVLITKYGIDYNKGQQITAALFPNPVAFIGTLSSYTQGFNLNNSGQLAMIVQQLFELAGKRGYRIESAAFGTQSAEAAFEDAVRQLGFTVKDTYYRIQLAQRRLNLAEENRDRFARILDINTIRFKKGYIAEVDLIRIRLQMVDFQSQVIQSLQEAEVARGDLRQLLRLSPKTTMELTTDMDFRRIDPDINKLRVTAIDLRPDVKAKRFAQSQRESDLRLAKAYRVPDVTVGAGYEIQGSRGPDNPQQWVLNFGIPIPLFNRNQGGIQQAEVAVQTAEADLNKTVNQVENEVEVAYRNLIQSRRLVEAFVGGILDDARSTLTIVERAYERGGATILDLLDAARTSRTIQQNYIEALFTYQHNLFQLESAVGQEIRS; this is encoded by the coding sequence GTGTCCGTTGCACCTCTTCGACGACGGTTTCTATCCTGGATTCTTCTCGGTTTCAGCCTCCTGACCATCAGTTACTCCACGACCACTGCGGCACAGCCTGCCTCACCATCTCTACCAGGGCCGCCCTCGCCGTCGGAGCCTCCTGCGGTCATCCGGCTGAGTCTCAACGAAGCGCTCGCGCTGTTCATCAAGCAGAACCTGTCCGTTCTGATCACCAAGTACGGCATCGACTACAACAAGGGCCAGCAGATTACGGCCGCGCTCTTCCCCAACCCCGTGGCCTTCATCGGCACCCTGAGCTCCTACACGCAGGGATTCAACCTGAACAACAGCGGGCAGCTCGCCATGATCGTGCAACAGTTGTTCGAGCTGGCCGGCAAACGCGGCTATCGCATCGAGAGCGCCGCGTTCGGAACCCAATCGGCGGAAGCCGCGTTCGAGGATGCTGTGCGCCAGCTGGGGTTCACGGTCAAGGATACGTACTACCGTATCCAATTGGCGCAACGCCGGCTCAATCTGGCCGAGGAGAACCGCGACCGATTCGCCCGCATCCTCGACATCAATACGATTCGCTTCAAGAAGGGGTACATCGCGGAAGTGGACTTGATCCGGATCCGGCTGCAGATGGTCGATTTTCAGTCTCAGGTCATCCAGTCCCTGCAGGAGGCCGAGGTGGCGCGCGGCGATCTGCGGCAACTCTTGAGGCTCTCCCCGAAGACGACCATGGAGTTGACCACCGACATGGACTTCCGGCGTATCGATCCGGACATCAACAAGCTCCGGGTGACCGCGATCGACCTGCGACCCGACGTCAAGGCCAAGCGGTTCGCCCAGTCGCAACGGGAGTCCGACCTCCGACTGGCCAAGGCCTATCGAGTTCCCGATGTCACCGTCGGCGCCGGCTATGAGATTCAAGGATCGCGGGGTCCGGACAATCCCCAGCAATGGGTGCTGAATTTCGGGATCCCCATTCCCCTGTTCAACCGGAATCAAGGCGGCATCCAGCAGGCGGAGGTCGCAGTCCAAACCGCAGAAGCGGACTTGAATAAAACGGTAAATCAGGTGGAAAATGAGGTCGAAGTCGCCTATCGAAACTTGATTCAAAGCCGCCGGCTTGTCGAAGCATTTGTCGGCGGCATTCTCGACGACGCCCGATCGACCTTGACGATCGTCGAACGTGCGTATGAACGGGGAGGGGCCACCATTCTCGATCTACTCGATGCAGCACGCACCTCCCGCACCATTCAACAAAATTACATCGAGGCCCTTTTTACCTATCAACACAATCTGTTCCAATTGGAAAGCGCGGTGGGTCAGGAGATCCGCTCGTGA
- the glgC gene encoding glucose-1-phosphate adenylyltransferase, which translates to MNSIFTMVLAGGKGERLQPLTEHRAKPAVPFGGKYRIIDFTLSNCLNSGLRRVAVLIQYKSHSLDRHIRIGWDVLNAELGEYIASIPPQQRISEEWYRGTADAVYQNLFLLEGEQSEYVLILAGDHIYKMNYMEMFHWLVAKDADVVVGAIDIPIQEAGRFGVMAVNEDYRVTRFDEKPTNPIPIPNDPNVAFGSMGIYLFRTKSLREELIADAKEGSAHDFGKNIIPRMLANRKVYAFKFQDANRKAVKYWRDIGTLDAYWEANLDLVAVDPLFNLYDQQWPIRTYQGQFPPAKFVFAQDYQGGRMGVALDSVVCGGCIISGGRVQNSVLSPNVRIQDHADVRDSVIMENVEIGEHSRIRRAIIDKDVVIPAKTEIGYDREADAQRFTVTESGLVVISKGMKLHASVDSSG; encoded by the coding sequence ATGAACAGCATCTTCACGATGGTGCTTGCCGGAGGGAAGGGAGAACGGCTGCAACCCTTGACGGAACATCGGGCCAAGCCGGCCGTCCCGTTCGGCGGGAAATATCGCATCATCGACTTCACCCTCAGCAATTGTTTGAATTCCGGCTTGCGCCGCGTCGCGGTGCTGATTCAGTACAAGTCTCATTCTCTCGACCGCCACATTCGGATCGGATGGGATGTGCTGAACGCCGAGTTGGGCGAATACATCGCATCGATCCCGCCGCAACAGCGCATCAGCGAAGAGTGGTACCGGGGCACCGCCGACGCGGTGTATCAGAATCTCTTCCTCCTGGAAGGCGAACAGTCCGAATATGTGCTCATCTTGGCCGGCGACCACATCTATAAGATGAACTACATGGAGATGTTTCACTGGCTGGTCGCGAAGGACGCGGACGTGGTGGTCGGAGCCATCGACATTCCTATTCAGGAGGCCGGCCGGTTCGGCGTGATGGCGGTGAACGAAGATTACCGGGTCACGCGCTTCGATGAAAAACCCACGAATCCGATTCCCATTCCGAACGATCCGAACGTGGCGTTCGGCTCGATGGGCATCTACCTGTTCCGCACCAAGAGCCTGCGTGAAGAGTTGATCGCCGACGCTAAGGAAGGCAGCGCGCACGATTTCGGGAAAAACATCATCCCCCGCATGCTTGCCAATAGAAAGGTCTATGCCTTCAAGTTTCAGGACGCCAACCGGAAGGCGGTCAAGTACTGGCGCGATATCGGAACTCTCGACGCCTATTGGGAAGCCAACCTCGACCTGGTCGCCGTAGACCCGCTCTTCAATCTGTACGACCAGCAGTGGCCGATTCGCACCTATCAGGGTCAGTTTCCTCCGGCCAAATTCGTCTTCGCCCAGGACTACCAGGGCGGCCGCATGGGCGTGGCGCTGGACTCGGTCGTCTGCGGCGGCTGCATCATCTCCGGCGGTCGCGTTCAGAACAGCGTGCTGTCTCCGAACGTCCGGATTCAGGACCATGCCGACGTCCGCGACTCCGTGATCATGGAGAATGTCGAAATCGGTGAGCACAGCCGGATTCGTCGCGCCATCATCGACAAGGACGTCGTCATTCCGGCGAAAACGGAGATCGGCTACGACCGCGAAGCGGACGCCCAGCGATTCACGGTCACGGAATCCGGGCTCGTCGTGATCTCCAAGGGAATGAAGCTGCATGCCTCCGTCGATTCATCCGGTTGA